acacacacagagggcgacacacacacacacacacacacagagggcgacacgcacacacagagggcgacacacacacacacacacacacacacacacacacacacacacacacacacacacagagggcgacacacacacacacacacacagggggcgacacacacacacacacagggggcgacacacacacacacacacaggggacgacacgcgcacacagagcgcgcgacgcgcacacagagcgggcgacacgcacacagagcgggcgacacgcacacagagcgggcgacacgcgcacacagagcgggcgacacgcgcacacagagcgggcgacacgcacacacacacagagggcgacacacacacacagagggcgacacacacacacagagggcgacacacacacacacacagagggcgacacacacacacacacacacacagagggcgacacgcacacacagagggcgacacacacacacagagggcgacacacacacacacacacacacacacacacacacacacacacacacagagggcgacacacacacacacacacacagggggcgacacacacacacacacagggggcgacacacacacacacacacaggggacgacacgcgcacacagagcgcgcgacgcgcacacagagcgggcgacacgcacacagagcgggcgacacgcacacagagcgggcgacacgcgcacacagagcgggcgacacgcgcacacagagcgggcgacacgcacacacacacagagggcgacacacacacacagagggcgacacacacacacagagggcgacacgcacacacacacagagggcgacacacacagacagagggcgccacacacacacagagggcgacacacacacacacacacacagagggcgacacacacacacagggggcgacacacaaacacacacacacacagggggcgccacgcacagagggcgacacgcacacacacagagggcgacacacacacacagagggcgacacacacacacagagggcgacacacacacacacagagggcgacacacacacacacacagagggcgacacacacacacacagagggcgacacacacacacacagagggcgacacacacacagagggcgacacacacacagagggcgacacacacacagagggcgacacacacacacacacacacacacacacacagagggcgacacacacacacacagagggcgacacacacacacacacacacagggggcgacacgcacacacacacacacacacacacacacacacacggagggcgacacacacacacacagagggcgacacacacacacacagagggcgacacacacacacacagagggtgacacacacacacagagggcgacacacacacacacacagagggcgacacacacacacacacacacagagggcgacacacacacacacagagggcgacacacacacacacagagggggcgccacacacacacacagagggcgacacacacacacacagacagggggcgccacacacacacagggggcgccacacacacagagggcgacacacacaaacacagagggcgacacgcacacacagggggcgacgcacacacacacagagggcgacacacacacacacacacacacacacacacacacacacacacacagggggcgacacacacacacacacacagagcgacacacacacacacacacacacacacacacacacagagggcgacacacacacacacacagagggcgacacacacacagagagagagcgacacacacacaaacagggggcaacacacacacacacaggggacgacacgcacacacagagcgggcgacacgcgcacacagagcgggcgacacgcgcacacagagcgggcgacacgcgcacacagagcgggcgacacgcgcacacagagcgggcgacacgcgcacacacacagagggcgacacgcacagacacacagagggcgacacacacagacacagagggcgacacacacagacacagagggcgacacacacacacacacacacacacacacacacacagagggcgacacacacacacacacacacacacacacagagggcgccacacacacacacacacacacacacagatggcgacacacacacacagggggcgacacacacacacagggggcgacacacacacacacacacagagggggcgacacgcacacacagggggcgacacgcgcacacagggggcgacacgcgcacacacacacacacacacacacagagggcgacacgcacacacggggcgacacgcacacacagggggcgacacgcacacacacagagggcgacacgcacacacacagagggcgacacgcacacacacacacatacacacacacacagagggcgacacacacacacacacacggagggctacacgcacacacaaagagggcgacacgcacacacacagagggcgacacgcacacacacagagggcgacacgcacacacacagagggcgacacgcacacacacagagggcgacacacacacacagagggcgacacacacacacacagagggcgacacacaca
Above is a window of Stegostoma tigrinum isolate sSteTig4 chromosome 4, sSteTig4.hap1, whole genome shotgun sequence DNA encoding:
- the LOC132209572 gene encoding keratin-associated protein 4-6-like, which translates into the protein SLSLCVCVALCVCVCVALCVCVCVCVCVCVALCVCVCVAPCVCVCVCVCVCVCVCRPLCVCASLCVCVCVAPCVCVSPPVCVCRHLCVCVCVCVAPSVCVCVCVCVSPSVCVCVCVCVCVSPSVSVCVALCVCVSLCVCVSPSVCVCVALRVCVCVCVCVCACRPLCVCVCVSPSVCVCVALCVCVCVCVCVSP